The stretch of DNA CCTTCAGCGCCTTCCGCCGCGGCACCTCCGTCGCGATGCTCTCCTGCCACCAACGCGCCCCGACGATGCCGGGCTTGTCGATGGTCTCCTTCTGCGTGAAGACGGGGCCGGGGACGTTGGTCACTTGGTGCTCGCGCGGAGGGCCTCGAGGAAGTCGGGCTTGAACACCCCGTCCACGCGAATGGAGTAGCGGAAGAACGGATCGGCGTCGACCCCGTGATAATCGTGGTCGTTGAACCAGTACGCGCGTCCGTCGACCGGCGTCTTCGTCTTCGTCTCCTCGTCCCAGAGGTAGAGCCGCTTGTCGCCGGCGGGGCAGAGCGTGATGAAGTGATCGGGGCCCGTCTCGGCTTGGTCCTCCGGCTCGCCGTCGCGGTGCACTGTGCCGTGGTCGTTCGCCTCGAGCCCCATGACGTTGCAGCGGCCGATGTGCTCGAACGGCAGGCTCTTCGCGAGCGCCACCGTCTTGGGGAAGAACGTGCGCGCGACGCGGGTGAAGGCCTTGCCGGCCGGGTCGCTCTTCTCCGTCCAGTACCGGTTGGGAATGAGCTCCACGTACGCCTTCCACGGGAAGTAGACCTTGTGCCGGACCTTGAGCCACAGCATCTGCCGCCGCGAGAGCGGGTGATCGCGCTCCTCTCCGAACTCGCTCTCGTCGCGTGCGACCGGCACCGACGCCGGGTCCTCCGCGAGCGAGCGGAAGGTCGCGTAGTCGGCGTCGCTCATCGCGCGGATCGCCTCGCCGTAGTCGACGATCGCCTCGCCGGTGCGCGACGCCGGCATGATCCCCATCGAGCGGTGGCTCCCGCCGGTGTAGTCGACCGACACCTGCGTGAGCGCGAGGCAGATCTCGTCGTGCACCGCGTCGAGCACGCCGAGCTCGAGGTCGAGCAGCGCCTCGAGCCGCGCGAACGGAACGCCGGGGAACACGCCGAGCAGGGCCACCCGTGCATCGTAGCCCGCCGGTCGGCGCCTTGACTTTCAGATCGAGGGTGGAATGAAGCCGCCGATGCTCAAGGCCACTTCCTTCGCGGCGCTCTTCGTACTCGCGGCTTCGGGTTGCACCGCCGCCCCGGCGGACGATCACGCGGACACGTCCACCGCCGCCGTCGTCACGCTGGCGACCGATCCGTCGTTCGGCGCGAGCGGCGTCGTCGACGTCCACCAGGGCTGCTTCGGCGCGGCGCCGCTCCAGGACGGGAAGGTCCTCGCCGTCTGCACGGGGAGCTCGGGGATCTACCGCTTCGACGCCGACGGCGGCGTCGATCGGACGTTCGGCGAGCACGCCGGCGTGACGTGGAGCAGCTTGTACCTCCCGCTCCTGAGGGTCGCGCCCGACGGACGCATCTACCTCGTGTCGCAGAACGGCAGCGACAGGATCCTCGTCCAGCGCCTCACCCCCGAAGGCGCGCGGGACACGTCGTTCGGCGACGGCAGCGTCGTGCGGATCGAGGGCGCGCGCAGCGCCTCGCGCGTCGCGACGATCTCGCCGGAGGGGGAGCTCCTCCTCGGACTGAACGAGGCGGGAGGCTCCACGCGTGTCCTCGCGCTCGGTGACGACGGCGCCGTCGCGCGCTCGATCGAGGTCCCCTTCGGCCCGCGCGGCGAGGTCTCGAGCATCGCGCACGACGCGGCCGGTCGTCTCGTCGTCGCCGGCGTCGACGGCGCCACCTCGCAGCCGGCGCTCGCTCGCTTCATCGACGGCGTGCTCGATCCGTCGTTCGGCACGAACGGCGTCGCGACGATCGACTTCCGCGACGGCGGCTACGCCTGCGGCGTCGAGCCCCTCGGCGGAGCGATCTACCTCTCCTGCGCGACGAGCCGCGAGGCCGCGATCGCGCGCGTGACCGACGACGGCGCGCTCGACCCGAGCTGGGCGACGGCCGGTTTCCTCGTCGCCGGCTACGGCTGGTCACGGACGATGAGCTTCGATCCGTTCGGACGCCTCATCCTCCTCGAGCACGGCGAGCTCCGTCGGTTCGACGCGCGCGGCGCGGTCGAGCTCACGCTCGCGCTGCCCGGCTCGCTGCCCGTCGGCCGCCTCTCCTTCCAGGCGGACGGCAAGCCGATCGCCTCGTTCGCCCGCGACGTCAGCCGCGGCGGCGTCGTCCGGTTCTTGCCGCTCCCGTAGCTGTGCTGCCGCGCGGCGGGGCGCTCTGCCACGCGGCAGCGCCGCCAACTATCCGAATTCGCATAGCGCGGCGCCGGCACGCGGCGAGCAGCGAGACCGTGCATCATGCAAGTCGATCGCGGTCGTTTCCTCCTCTTCGTGTCCACGCTCGCCGCCGGCGGCGCGGCGGGCTACCTCCTGTCCGAGAAGGACGTCGTCCCGCACCTCGCGGATCGCGCGGCGGCGCCGCCGGAGCCGCTGCCGGAGCCGGCGCACGTCCTCGAGCTGCCGGCGTCGACCGAGCTCACCTCCGCGAAGGCGGCGTGCGACGACTCGGCCGGCGAGCCGGGGGACTGCCCCGCGATCGGGCTGCCCACCGCCGAGGGCGGCTGCGGCGGCCTCGCCGCGATGCGGTGCGCGGACTTCAAGAAGACGATGAAGCCGCGCGTCGCGGAGCGCGCGGTGTCGTGCTTGAACAAGCTCACCGCGGCGGAGCGCTGCGACCCGAAGCGGATCGAGCTGTGCGCGCACGTCGCGCTCATGAACGCGTGCGACGACTCGAGCGCCGAGAGCGTGACGAGGTCGTGCGACGCGATCGCCGCGTCGTGCACCGGCGCCTCGAAGACCGAGTGCGCGCTCGCGATGAGCGGCCTCGAGGAGATCGGCCGCGAGGCGATGACCGAGTGCGCCAAGAAGCACTGCAACGACAAGGGCGTCCTCGGCTGCGAAGCCGCGAGCCTCACCGCGCAAAAGTAAGGTACCCTCCGGCGTCGATGGATGACGTCGACGTCAAGCCGCTCTACCTCGTGAGCTTTGGGGCGGCGACGACGCTCTTGATGCTCGTGGCGGCGCTGATCGCGCGGCGGAGCTTGGCGGCGGAGCTCACGAAGGGGAACTCGGCCCAGCGGCTCTTCGCGGTCGGGCAGGTGTCCGCGATCTTCCTCGTCGCCGCCAACGCCGTGAAGTCGTCGGTGGAGGGGGAGAGCATCCTCCACGACGCGACGTGGGTCGGCGCCTTCGGGCTCGCCGGCGTCGTCCTCATCGCGGTGACGGGGCGGCTCGGGGTGGGGCTGCTCCTCCACTCGCGGCTGCCGGCCGAGATCGAGCGCGGCAACGTCGCGGCGGGCCTCGCCGGCGGCGCCCACTACGTCGCGACCGGCATCATCACGTCGCACGCGATGGCGGGGAACGACGTCGGCACGCTCGGCATCTCGGTCGTGTTCTTCGTCCTCGGGCAGATCACGCTCCACGTGTTCGTGTCGCTCTTCCGCGCGCTCACGACCTACGACGACGCGGAGCAGATCGCGGGGGAGAACCTCGCCGCCGCGCTCTCCTACGCCGGGGCCGCGATCGCGATCGCGATCATCATCGCGCGCGCGGCGGAGGGCGACTTCACGGGATGGAGCGCGTCGCTGAAGGGCTACGCCGGCGTGATCGCGTGCGTGGTCGCGCTCTACCCCGTGCGGCAGGTGTTCGTGCAGATGCTCCTCCTCCGCGCTCCGCTCAAGCTCCGCGGCGGGCCGATCGACGAAGGCATCTCGGTCGAGCGCAGCGCCGGCCTCGGCGCGCTCGAGGCCGTGACGTACATCGCGACCGCGCTCTCCATCACCCGCCTGGCATGACGGACTACGACGCGTTCGCGCGTCGCATCATCACGAGCGGCGTGCTCTCCGACCCCTGGATCGCGGGCCAGCCGCGGTTCCGGCAGGAGCCCTACGTCGTATCGGCGTCGTTCCAGCAGGAGCTCTATCGCGCGGCCGAGGAGGTCGCTGCGGTCTACAACGAGCTGTGCCTCATCGTCGCCGACGAGCCGCGCTTCCTCGACGACTTCTTCGGCCTCACGCCGTATCAGAAGGCGATGTGGCAGGCGTCGCAGCCGCACTGGCACGGCATCGCGCGCGCCGACGTGTTCCTCACCGACGACGGGCTCGCGTTCACCGAGATCAACTGCGACACGCCCACCGGCGAGGCGGAGGCGGTCATCCTCGGACGGCTCGGGGTGGAGGACGCGGAGGACGCGTCGCTCGTCGATCCCAACACGGCGCTCGAGGAGCGCTTCCTCGCGATGATCGCCGCGATCGCCGCGCGCGACCTCGACGACGACGCGCCGAAGGCGATCGGGCTCGTGTACCCGACCGAGTTCACGGAGGACCTCTCGCTCGTGCGCCTCTACAAGCTGTGGCTCGAGACGCGCGGCTACGACCTCGTCCTGGGGTCGCCGTACAACCTCGCGAGCGACGGCGGTCGCACGGTGCTCTTCGACGCGCCGGTCGGGGTGGTGCTCCGTCA from Labilithrix sp. encodes:
- a CDS encoding DUF350 domain-containing protein; translation: MDDVDVKPLYLVSFGAATTLLMLVAALIARRSLAAELTKGNSAQRLFAVGQVSAIFLVAANAVKSSVEGESILHDATWVGAFGLAGVVLIAVTGRLGVGLLLHSRLPAEIERGNVAAGLAGGAHYVATGIITSHAMAGNDVGTLGISVVFFVLGQITLHVFVSLFRALTTYDDAEQIAGENLAAALSYAGAAIAIAIIIARAAEGDFTGWSASLKGYAGVIACVVALYPVRQVFVQMLLLRAPLKLRGGPIDEGISVERSAGLGALEAVTYIATALSITRLA
- a CDS encoding glutathionylspermidine synthase family protein, which translates into the protein MTDYDAFARRIITSGVLSDPWIAGQPRFRQEPYVVSASFQQELYRAAEEVAAVYNELCLIVADEPRFLDDFFGLTPYQKAMWQASQPHWHGIARADVFLTDDGLAFTEINCDTPTGEAEAVILGRLGVEDAEDASLVDPNTALEERFLAMIAAIAARDLDDDAPKAIGLVYPTEFTEDLSLVRLYKLWLETRGYDLVLGSPYNLASDGGRTVLFDAPVGVVLRHYKTDWWGERQSVWDDDEVPDTDALHESLTALFEGMAAGKATVVNPFGATLPQNKRAMAFFWEHIHRFSPHSQDVIQRYVPLTQRLETMHEEQLAVQREEWVLKSDYGAEGEEVIVGKHVTDEVWRESLLHARPKRWVAQRFFEAKPIDEQGSIVNHGVFLVAGEACGLYARVQVGPTDDHALSAPVLVR